Sequence from the Gracilinanus agilis isolate LMUSP501 chromosome 6, AgileGrace, whole genome shotgun sequence genome:
tgacccccattgcctacccttaccactcttccacttatgagacaatacaccgaagtacaagggtttaaaaaaaaatgaggggttCAGACAAGATGATCTCTCAGGTTCTTTTTAGCTTCAGATCTGTGGTCCTATGACCCCATACCTCACCATAGACTGAACCCCAATAGCAGATTATGTCCCAAACTGAATCTTAACATTAATCATCCCAGGCTGTAGTTTAACACTGTCCAGTTTGAGATTACGCTCTGACCCTGGCTTAAGACCTAGCTTTGCTCACCAACTGAGCCCCAAATCTCTTCCCAAGCTACAGCTAACACAGAGCAAAAAGTATTGCACCAGGGTACCAAAATTGAAGGAGATTATTCTTCTCCAAAGGATACCTGCACAGCAGGGATCCAGCAGAGGACCCCCAGATATCTGAAGGGACCATGACTAGCTTTGGAAGGAAATACTACCCCCATGTTGGCAGCATATATTTCTCTTCTCAGGCTATCTTCCTCCAACTAGCAATGACTGTCCTCAACTGGGACTCAATTATGCCGCTTTGCCAGAGACTTTATGCGCTTGGGACACTATAAATAGATCTCTGACCCCAGTCACAGACTAATTCTCTATTTCTGGTGTCACAAGGACCCCTAATTCCAACCACTGCCTGATCTCTGTCTCCTGGTCTGCCTATCCCTTCCTTAACTCTGAATTTACTCTTATTGACTGGAATTTCAAATTATGAACTTGATCCCTGGCCAGTGGAAACGTTAATTCCTGCACAAACTAATCCTGATCTTCAGGGTACCCATAGATTCCTGTCTGGACTTGGGAGAAGACGTGGGGACTCTGGAGCTCCCTTAAACTCAGCAGCATTAGCAACCTACCTTTTTTCTCACCAGGTCCTTTTCCCTGTCAGGTAGATTCCTGCCAACAAGGACTTTCACGGCATTTGGTTGCTAGGCAAGTTGTCATGGAGACTTGACCAGCTGGAACGCTCCTTCCAAAAACCCTCCGAGCATGTGCGAAATTGAAGCTTCCGCCAATGGGAGTGTGGCAACACCTGCCCGGGGTGGAGCTAAGTGAACCCCTCCAGACTGGATCGGACCCTTAGAAGGGAGAGCGACTCtcttgggggaaggaaggaatggaaagaggaaataggaagaaataaagggGCAGCGGGAAGTTTCTCCATCTGTCCATTTCCATCCACAGATGGCAGATTCACAAATCTGTAGAGCTAGAGGGGAACCCCAGAAgcccaatcctcttattttacaaagcCCAGAGGTTTTGGCCTCTTCTAACCCTCCATTGCTCTTTCCTTTACCCAATATTGACCTCTCATTAATTTGCCCAAaacatttctctcccttctacttcCTTTGAGGGTCTCGAGAGATGATTCCCCGACAGCtttaaagggagaaattaattttGTACCCTCCTCCAAGAGTTAGTACTTGTATCTCCTCCATCACTGTCTGATCCTTAATTCCATCAGAAACGACGTTCTTGGCCAAGCCAGAGGCTAAATGGGGCGTTGGCTACCTGTTTCTATGGGCAGCCAGGGCTCTCTCCTGGTCTGTTGCTGAAAAACACAGCAACCAGGGGAATTGTGCTATGTTGGTCTACAGCAGGCAAAAAACACTTCTGCAAGGAAAACAGGTGTGTCCACCAAGTTATGTGCACCAAAGATGTTTGTTTTCCTCTCTGATCTTTCCCAAATCAAATCATGGGGGAATACTCTCAGTTTTAGGAAGAATGTTTAACTGGGCTGTGCCAAGAAGAAAGTTACCAGGATGGTGAGGGAATTAGAAATCATATTATCTGAGAATCATTTGATGAGACTCTGGGGATGTTAAACTCCCCCCAAAAAGATTTAGGACACAATTaggtggcagctaagtggctcagtggatagagagccagatctagagatgggatgcCCTGGgttagacaattcctagctgtgtatccctggacaagttacttaacctccactgcccagcccttactgctcttctatcttggaatcaaacCGTGTTgattctgattctaagacaaaaggcaagggtttttttttaaaaaagactttaaaagaagtATTTGAAAGTCTGTCAAGTGAAAACCCCTCCAATACACCAAATATCATGgtagtaaaaaactggaaacagtagatgtccatcaattagggaatggctaaaaacacatatgaatataatattcctgtgctgtaagaaatgatgaatataatgaatacagagaagcaaggAAATACTCAAATGAACAGAGTAAACAAAgtcagaaaaacaatatacaaaatgataaatcaaaagtgaatgttgcaaaactTGGAAAAAGCTTGGTCTCAAAGAAGAAACACAAGAACACAACTCACCTTACTCAGAGGTCTAAAGGTGTGGTACTTTATATGtagtcagatttttaaaatatactgatcaattttgctaaattatttttattcctttttaaaaatattaattaaaaaattaaaggataactctcaaagaaaggaaaggatatgGGGGAAATTTTAGgtactataaaaacaaaagacagaaatgaaatctattttttcaaaatagtcTTGTCAAATGAAAAAGGGATCAGAACTATTCTGTAGGTCTCTAAAAAGCAAAACTAGAAGAGTGGgtagaagatgaaagaaagattAAGAACTAACATGAGAAGAATCCTTCATAACCTTTAAATTTGTCAGAAAATTGCTTGTGTAGAGGTAGTACATTCTAATTCACTGGAAGCCCTCTAGGAGAGACTGGATTATCACTTGTAAGGGATATCATAGGGCAGGTCTTATTCACGAAATCCTATGAAACCCTACATTACCATAGACGTGAGAACTTactattgctgttgttatttttatatatttttaatacatatttatatatttatttatatatatagttatatataaaatacaaaaatttttatattttacaaaattcgAACCTGGAGGGAAGAGGTATGGTTTGGTGAAAGTTTGGTGAGAGAGGGTTTGAGGTCAGGGAAATGATGTGTGAATTGGCTGAACTTTGTAAGCAGATGAACTGTGAGAAAGACCCACACCACAGAGTTTAAGACTAGTCAGTGTTGCATATTCTGTCACAAATGGTGGCTTTGCTGGTTTACTTCCACTGAACTATTTTTCTTCATCACCAGAAAAGGTTCTGGTAGTTATCAAGAAATCATtgggataaagaaaaaaacaaaagcatcattaaaaaaaagattttattcaaTGATATGATTAGAAGGGGTTAAGAATAATTCTgcttattataaaaataatttcctgagaaaacattttcttgataGCAGTCAACTGTTCGAAAGCCTGCCCTGTGTCCAGTACCGTGAAAGCTCTTTAAGTGatccaagaaaaagaagatataacTACTCTCAGTTTAGGTAGTTGAGAAAGTAAGACTACCACTTGGGAAACAGCAAACATGACCAAAGATAACGTAGGACTAAATCAAGTGGAAGAAAATATCTGTGCTTCATGAATTTAGGTGTAAAAAGAGTCCTCTGAAGTGTTCCATGAAAACTATGACTTGGCGCCTCTCACTACTCTTTTTTTATGTTCAGTGTGGGTCATCGGGTAATAAATTAAATCATGGTCTGAGCCCCCATCAGTAGAACATTCTTTTCACCAATAATTTAAGTCACATACACAATACATTGCAAAGCGTTTAACTGGCATAAGCAACACgaaaaaatgagggagaaatAACTGGGCAATAGAACCACTCTCAATGGtataaatgacagaaaaaagtAGGGAGAAGAAATTTGTTATGGGAAACTAGGAGAAGGTTGGCTTTAGATCTgttgcatttaaaatcatttggAATGCAGCAGGATCTTTTAAATTACTTGAACTTTACCCACTATCACTTTTCCCCCCCTTAGCTAGTTTTTGACTACTCCTCTGATTAGGATTTACAAGGCTCAGATTCCTACTGAccacttaataataataagtacAATCCTATTGAGCCATCTACATGTAAGAAACAAATGCTAACAAAACATTTGGGCTGGTTAGTATAGGACACATCTTTAAAGTATCTAACGATTTGATCAAATTCCTAAAAACACAGTGTGATGACAAGTGTGTCCTCTGAACAACTTTCCTAGATTCTCCCTGATCAGAAACTACCTTTCCTGCCCTTTTGAATATCACATACCACTTTGTTTTGTACCTCTATGATGGACTTAGTTTATATTATTTGAGTTATAATTATGGATGTGTATATTCCCTCATTTACTCAGGGTATATGTTTCAGGAAGACATGATTTGTCTGTGAGATTAGAGGATAGGAACcaagtcattttgtttttttaacactcatttcatttatacaatatttttttgcaatataataattaaaaaactcttgttttatttcttccaggaattctactTGAACCCTTTGTCCAAGCCATGTTTTATCTTGAGATTTCACCTGTAgacatcttatttatttttaatcaattaatttagaatattttcccatggttacatgatttgtattctttccctccccttctccttcccccctcccatagccaatgagtaattcaactgggttttacatgtatcattgatcaagacctatttccatattattaatatttgcaatagaatgattattcagagtctacatccccaatcatatccccatcaaagtATGTGattgaggaaatgtttttcttctgtgtttctactcccacagttctttctctggttgtggatagctttctttctcataagctcctctggattgtcctggatcattgcattactgctagtagagaagtctattatgtttgattgtgccacagtgtatccatctctgtgtacaatgggGAATCAAATCTTAAACTTTGAAAGTGAACAGATTCATATATAAGTTGAGAAATCAGATGCCTGAAAGACATTAGTACCTGCTGCCTTCCTAAAATTCCATCAATATGTAAAGCTTTGAGAAGCCCCTTCCAAGTCATCTGTCCATAGTAGAGGCCAAGCCACATTTTCAACCATGCTGTATGGAGCTAACTACTACCCAGAGACAGGTGAGCATGGAGGTCATGAACACTGGCTCAGTTGTCATTCATAGTAACTAAGAgaagcaaaggctagatgacccTTTACTGGGATACTATATGGAGCAGTATTCAGACAGGTAATTAAActgaatgacctctaagattgTTTCTGGTGATAAGATTCTACCAACAATAGCATTAAGTCTGATAAGGGACATGACATGATTCTGTAAACACTGTGCCTTTAGGAAACTACTTCTTTGGACTTTGGCCCTACttagacaattttaaaaatggggtCCATTTGATGACTGGTAGTAGCCACAATGGCCTGACCTTTCCCTGGCATATTCTTGCCTTCAACTTCATCTCTGTAAAGAAGAGACTGCAGGTAATTAATGTATTTGATGGCAGCTCGGAGAGTTTCGACTTTACTAAGTCGCTTTTCTAGGTATTCCTCAGGCAGATGATGACGAAGCTGGGCGTAGCCTTCGTTGACACACTTGACTCGTTgtctttccctttcatttctttttctgatgaatGCTGGACCATAGGAGTATTCACATCTTCCATAAGAGGGATATGGcatttgaaaagggaaagaacaaggaTCTCCAAAGTTTTCCACAATCAGTTGGTCAGTTGTAAAAGGATGCACTGACAGGTCTTCAGAGTAAGGGGATGGAGCAGGTGCTTCTGGATATAGATGGAAAGTGACAACAGGGTCCAGGTAGAAAGACCGAGTTAGCTGCATATGGGGAGAGTCACTAAAGGTGGGTAACTTGTCTGTCAGATTACAGTAGCTTTTGTTCTCCATCATTCTCTCTGTAACCTGGAAGTTCAAACAGATGTATGAATTCGTCCAAGAAGACAtggatataaataatatatggtAAGACAAAACTCACTTCATAGTTAGAGGTCTTCTGGGACAAGCCCAGTGTACTTTCTATAACAATATGCTTTCCCCTTCTGATGTAACCCAAGAGATTTGTCTTCTTAAGACATTTCTATTATTGTGTGCTCAGTTTTGCTTCCTATGATTGAAAACTAGATGGTGTATGAT
This genomic interval carries:
- the ASCL3 gene encoding achaete-scute homolog 3; the protein is MMENKSYCNLTDKLPTFSDSPHMQLTRSFYLDPVVTFHLYPEAPAPSPYSEDLSVHPFTTDQLIVENFGDPCSFPFQMPYPSYGRCEYSYGPAFIRKRNERERQRVKCVNEGYAQLRHHLPEEYLEKRLSKVETLRAAIKYINYLQSLLYRDEVEGKNMPGKGQAIVATTSHQMDPIFKIV